The following proteins are encoded in a genomic region of Gimesia algae:
- the rplC gene encoding 50S ribosomal protein L3 → MPVGLLGKKVGMTQIYDDGIMVPVTVIQAGPCHVLQVRTLDTDGYEAVQVGFGDKPRRLAARSERGHVAALDSKRQKKRAESGVAVVEKAGCEPKRFVKEFRTDGEDHGCEVGGELTVSVFADVPFIDVIGTSKGRGFAGVMKRHNFSGQRATHGVKRVHRHGGSIGQSADPSRVMKGTRMGGRYGGKQITVRHLKVVRVDEENGVLLVRGAVPGPNGGDLVIRRTNKY, encoded by the coding sequence ATGCCTGTCGGTCTGCTGGGTAAAAAGGTCGGGATGACGCAAATTTATGATGACGGGATTATGGTCCCTGTCACTGTGATTCAGGCTGGTCCTTGCCATGTGCTCCAGGTGCGTACTTTGGACACGGATGGTTACGAAGCGGTTCAGGTTGGTTTTGGAGATAAACCACGCCGGTTAGCCGCTCGTAGTGAGCGTGGCCATGTGGCGGCACTGGATAGCAAGCGTCAGAAGAAGCGTGCGGAGTCCGGTGTGGCTGTAGTGGAAAAAGCAGGTTGCGAGCCAAAGCGGTTTGTAAAAGAGTTTCGCACGGATGGTGAAGACCATGGTTGCGAAGTCGGCGGCGAGTTGACGGTTTCCGTCTTCGCTGATGTGCCATTCATTGATGTGATTGGTACCAGCAAGGGTCGCGGTTTCGCCGGTGTGATGAAAAGACATAATTTCTCGGGTCAACGAGCTACTCACGGTGTGAAACGAGTTCACCGTCATGGTGGTTCTATTGGTCAGAGTGCGGATCCTTCCCGTGTTATGAAGGGGACGCGAATGGGTGGTCGATATGGTGGCAAGCAGATTACTGTCAGACATTTGAAAGTGGTCCGGGTTGATGAGGAGAACGGCGTTCTTCTGGTCCGGGGTGCCGTGCCAGGCCCGAATGGGGGCGATCTGGTGATTCGTCGTACTAACAAGTATTAG
- the rplW gene encoding 50S ribosomal protein L23, which produces MSDGLKKGVQLEPYQVVIRPLVTEKGTHLSESFNAYTFVVDKSATKTDIKKAVSELWNVRVVGVRTQNRGGKPRRHKYKVGYTKSWKKAIVELHEDDRISFF; this is translated from the coding sequence ATGTCGGATGGTTTAAAAAAAGGCGTTCAACTGGAGCCGTATCAGGTCGTCATCCGGCCATTGGTGACAGAAAAAGGGACTCACCTGTCTGAGTCTTTCAATGCATACACGTTTGTGGTCGATAAATCTGCCACGAAAACAGATATTAAAAAAGCTGTGTCTGAATTGTGGAATGTGCGAGTCGTTGGTGTTCGCACACAGAATCGAGGCGGAAAGCCACGGCGACATAAATATAAAGTTGGTTATACAAAATCATGGAAGAAGGCGATTGTGGAACTGCATGAGGATGATCGTATTTCATTCTTTTAA
- the rplD gene encoding 50S ribosomal protein L4, with product MISVAIQDKAGKEVGKYEFESTELANGINRQLLHDVVVMYEANKRIGSSKTKSRGMVVGSTKKLYRQKGTGRARAGAARTPVRRGGGHTFAKTPKDWSYRLPKKAVKLATRMAILSKFEDEQVTLIDELALQVPKTKEVVGVLKALGLSSTSCLLTVEGHDPVVWKSARNIAGVQVSPASDLNAYDVLHQRQMVLTKSALDRLLGRVEG from the coding sequence ATGATTTCTGTTGCAATTCAAGATAAAGCTGGCAAAGAAGTGGGCAAATATGAATTTGAGTCCACGGAATTAGCCAATGGAATCAATCGCCAGTTACTGCACGATGTCGTCGTGATGTATGAGGCGAACAAACGAATTGGTTCTTCCAAGACAAAGAGCCGTGGTATGGTCGTTGGCAGTACCAAGAAGCTGTATCGTCAGAAAGGGACTGGGCGTGCCCGTGCTGGTGCAGCCCGAACTCCTGTGCGACGGGGCGGTGGTCACACTTTTGCGAAAACTCCGAAAGACTGGAGCTATCGCTTGCCTAAGAAGGCGGTCAAGCTGGCAACCCGTATGGCGATATTAAGTAAATTTGAAGATGAGCAGGTGACGCTGATTGATGAACTGGCGTTGCAGGTTCCAAAGACAAAAGAAGTCGTAGGCGTGCTGAAGGCTCTGGGTTTATCCAGCACCAGTTGTCTGCTGACTGTTGAAGGGCATGATCCTGTAGTATGGAAATCTGCTCGCAATATTGCAGGGGTACAGGTTTCACCTGCAAGCGACCTGAATGCTTATGATGTTCTGCATCAGCGGCAGATGGTTCTGACCAAGTCAGCCCTGGATCGGCTGCTCGGTCGGGTTGAAGGTTAG
- the rpsJ gene encoding 30S ribosomal protein S10: MAVASQERIRIRMEAYDHSVLDQSAADIVDTAKRTGAIVHGPIPLPTRVERYTVLKGPHIDKKSREQFEIRTHKRLVDILSPTGKTIDALNKLSLPAGVDIKIKASAGGN, from the coding sequence GTGGCCGTTGCGAGTCAAGAGCGAATTAGAATTCGCATGGAAGCTTATGATCACTCCGTTTTGGATCAGTCGGCAGCAGATATTGTTGATACGGCGAAGCGAACCGGTGCGATCGTGCATGGCCCTATTCCATTGCCAACGAGAGTTGAGCGATATACGGTTCTGAAAGGACCGCACATCGATAAGAAATCTCGCGAGCAGTTTGAAATTCGGACTCATAAGCGTTTGGTTGATATTTTGTCTCCAACCGGCAAGACAATTGATGCTTTGAATAAATTGTCGTTGCCTGCTGGTGTTGATATTAAAATTAAGGCGTCCGCTGGCGGAAACTAG
- the rpsL gene encoding 30S ribosomal protein S12 — protein MPTINQLIRKPRKKQISKSKTPLLEGCPQKRGVCLQVKTVTPKKPNSALRKVARVRLSNGKELTAYIPGEGHNLQEHSIVLVRGGRVRDLPGVRYKVIRGVLDTLGVNDRRQARSRYGTKRPK, from the coding sequence ATGCCAACGATTAATCAGTTGATTCGTAAGCCAAGAAAAAAACAGATCTCCAAGAGTAAAACTCCTCTGCTGGAAGGTTGTCCGCAGAAGCGTGGTGTCTGTCTGCAGGTAAAAACCGTCACGCCGAAAAAGCCGAACTCCGCCTTGCGTAAAGTGGCTCGTGTGCGTCTTTCCAACGGGAAAGAGCTGACGGCTTATATTCCTGGTGAAGGGCATAACCTGCAGGAGCACTCGATTGTGCTCGTGCGTGGTGGTCGTGTTCGCGACTTGCCGGGTGTTCGCTATAAGGTCATCCGCGGTGTTCTGGATACACTGGGTGTGAATGATCGTCGTCAGGCACGCAGTCGTTACGGTACCAAGCGTCCTAAGTAG
- the rplB gene encoding 50S ribosomal protein L2 produces the protein MGIRFYKPVTPGRRGASVSDFAAITDRKKAPEKSLLVRYKKKGGRNNQGVITSRHRGGGHKRMYRLIDFRRNKDGVPAKVNGVEYDPNRSARIALLHYVDGEKRYILAPEGLKAGDTVVSGEKVEPNVGNCMPLSSIPLGSTIHNVEMQPGRGGQLCRSAGTSAVLNAREDNWAQVTLPSGEVRRIPSSCRATMGEIGNSEHTKIVLGKAGRKRWLGRRPHVRGTCMNPVAHPMGGGEGRNSGGRHPCSPTGKLAKGGKTRKRKKASSKAIIRRRKSRRYGQLKL, from the coding sequence ATGGGAATCCGATTCTACAAGCCAGTAACGCCAGGTCGGCGCGGTGCATCGGTGAGCGATTTTGCAGCGATTACAGATCGTAAAAAAGCTCCTGAGAAATCCCTGCTGGTACGGTATAAGAAAAAAGGTGGGCGGAATAACCAGGGCGTGATTACTTCCCGTCACCGCGGTGGCGGACATAAGCGGATGTATCGCCTGATTGACTTTCGTCGTAACAAAGATGGTGTGCCAGCCAAGGTGAATGGGGTTGAGTATGATCCGAATCGTTCAGCTCGGATTGCACTGTTGCACTATGTCGATGGTGAAAAGCGATACATTCTGGCTCCGGAAGGCTTGAAAGCCGGTGATACCGTTGTCAGTGGAGAAAAAGTAGAACCAAATGTCGGGAACTGCATGCCTCTGTCAAGCATTCCCCTGGGTTCAACAATTCATAATGTGGAAATGCAACCTGGTCGTGGTGGTCAGCTCTGTCGTAGTGCTGGTACCTCTGCTGTGTTGAATGCTCGTGAGGATAACTGGGCACAGGTGACTCTGCCTTCCGGCGAAGTTCGTCGTATTCCCAGTTCCTGCCGGGCCACAATGGGTGAGATTGGAAACTCGGAGCATACAAAGATTGTCCTGGGTAAAGCAGGTCGTAAACGCTGGCTGGGGCGTCGTCCTCATGTCCGTGGTACTTGTATGAACCCGGTTGCTCACCCGATGGGTGGTGGTGAAGGTCGCAACTCAGGCGGTCGTCATCCCTGTAGCCCGACTGGTAAGCTCGCCAAAGGTGGAAAAACAAGAAAGAGGAAAAAGGCATCATCAAAGGCCATTATTCGACGTCGCAAGTCACGTCGTTATGGTCAGCTGAAGCTCTGA
- the fusA gene encoding elongation factor G, translating into MSASIDHIRNIGIIAHIDAGKTTTTERILYYAGVVHRPGGVDEGTTATDFDEEEAKRGITIYSAAITCHWKGYSINIIDTPGHVDFTAEVERSLRVLDGAVVVFSAMEGVEAQSETVWRQADKYNVPRICFINKMDRIGASFNRTFEEIKRRLRANPVALQIPIGEGSTSTGVSFEGVIDLVKMKSLYYDKGSMGSSFEVREIADEYLEQAQEWRNKMLEAVAELDEKVLEQYYETEDIPEADLLRLLREATLRGDLQPTFCGSSLNFIGVQPVLDAVGEFLPSPLDRPPVEGINPQPKKRGGDAGEPESRATSVDEPVCGLVFKIQTDKHGDLCFIRVYSGQLKSGTRLLNARTGKKELISQLWRVHADAREKVETDSIDAGDIAGVIGPKDAVTGDTLCDIKHPILLESISFPETVISMAVEPESSADRKKLEETLVKLSRQDPTFKAIPNEETGQTIVSGMGELHLEVLRNRMQKEFNLSVRVHKPRVSYRETVSAAVEKRVEFNRPAANGNLYFNVKLRLEPFKGESPISIISKLKPEDLDPGLVKVMMDTLRMGVDGGGQVGFPLMNVQFTVLEAHAREGETNEAAVEAAVSEALHGCIMDAKMQLLEPIMKMEVVTPDEFRGNIQADLSSRNASVLNSEWRGDLCVMEVESPLSQLFGYSTQIRSLSQGRASFSMEPLKYAPAPPSVLKEMIG; encoded by the coding sequence ATGTCAGCTTCAATAGATCATATCAGAAATATCGGGATTATCGCTCACATTGATGCCGGTAAGACCACGACCACCGAGCGAATTCTGTATTACGCAGGCGTTGTGCACAGGCCCGGTGGGGTCGATGAAGGTACAACCGCGACAGACTTCGATGAAGAAGAAGCGAAGCGGGGAATTACCATCTATTCGGCTGCGATTACCTGTCACTGGAAAGGGTATTCGATCAACATTATTGACACGCCAGGGCACGTCGATTTTACAGCCGAGGTAGAGCGCAGCCTGCGGGTGCTGGATGGTGCCGTCGTTGTGTTCAGCGCAATGGAAGGGGTGGAAGCCCAGAGCGAAACAGTCTGGCGGCAGGCGGATAAATACAATGTGCCCCGCATCTGTTTTATTAATAAAATGGATCGCATCGGTGCCAGCTTTAACCGTACATTTGAAGAGATTAAGCGCCGCCTGCGAGCCAATCCTGTGGCGCTGCAGATTCCGATCGGGGAAGGTTCCACTTCCACAGGTGTCTCGTTTGAGGGGGTGATTGATCTGGTCAAAATGAAATCACTCTATTACGACAAGGGTTCTATGGGGTCCAGCTTCGAAGTTCGTGAAATTGCTGATGAGTATCTGGAGCAGGCGCAGGAGTGGCGGAATAAAATGCTGGAAGCTGTCGCCGAGCTGGACGAGAAGGTGCTGGAGCAGTATTACGAAACCGAAGATATTCCGGAAGCAGATCTGTTGCGTCTGTTGAGGGAGGCGACATTGCGGGGTGATCTGCAGCCAACATTTTGTGGTTCTTCCCTGAATTTTATCGGCGTACAGCCGGTGCTGGATGCCGTGGGTGAATTCCTGCCCAGCCCGCTGGATCGGCCTCCTGTCGAAGGGATTAATCCACAGCCGAAAAAGCGGGGTGGTGATGCCGGTGAACCGGAATCGCGGGCGACTTCAGTGGATGAGCCCGTGTGTGGGCTGGTCTTCAAGATTCAGACCGATAAGCATGGCGATTTATGTTTTATCCGTGTTTACTCGGGTCAGTTGAAGAGCGGTACGCGGTTACTCAATGCACGTACTGGTAAGAAAGAGTTAATCAGTCAGCTCTGGCGTGTGCATGCTGACGCACGGGAAAAGGTTGAAACAGACAGTATTGACGCCGGTGATATTGCCGGAGTGATCGGGCCGAAAGATGCGGTCACGGGCGACACGCTCTGTGATATTAAACATCCGATTTTGCTGGAAAGTATTTCGTTTCCCGAGACCGTTATTTCGATGGCGGTGGAGCCGGAGTCGAGTGCGGATCGGAAAAAGCTGGAAGAGACTTTGGTGAAACTGTCTCGGCAGGACCCGACATTCAAGGCGATCCCCAACGAAGAGACTGGCCAGACGATTGTGTCGGGCATGGGGGAATTGCATCTGGAGGTGTTGCGGAACCGGATGCAGAAAGAATTCAATTTAAGTGTGCGCGTGCATAAGCCGCGCGTCAGTTATCGCGAAACGGTTTCAGCGGCGGTTGAAAAAAGGGTTGAGTTCAATCGTCCGGCAGCAAATGGGAACCTGTATTTCAATGTGAAGTTGCGTCTGGAGCCTTTTAAGGGAGAATCGCCGATTTCGATTATCAGTAAATTGAAGCCGGAAGATTTGGATCCTGGTCTGGTCAAGGTGATGATGGATACCTTGCGGATGGGCGTTGATGGCGGCGGGCAGGTTGGGTTTCCTCTGATGAATGTGCAGTTCACCGTGCTCGAAGCGCATGCCCGCGAAGGGGAGACGAATGAGGCTGCCGTTGAGGCTGCTGTTTCCGAGGCGTTGCATGGTTGCATTATGGATGCGAAGATGCAGTTGCTGGAACCTATTATGAAGATGGAAGTTGTAACGCCCGATGAGTTTCGGGGAAATATCCAGGCGGATCTCAGTTCTCGGAATGCGAGCGTTCTGAATAGTGAATGGCGGGGGGATCTGTGTGTGATGGAGGTCGAATCACCTCTGTCGCAGTTGTTTGGTTATTCTACCCAGATTCGCAGCCTGTCGCAGGGACGTGCCTCGTTTTCAATGGAGCCATTGAAGTACGCGCCAGCTCCTCCAAGTGTCTTAAAAGAGATGATTGGATAA
- the rpsC gene encoding 30S ribosomal protein S3, which produces MGQKVRPTGFRVGVVEDWRSRWYASKKDFGALLVEDQKVRNFIHTKYKFAGIPKVEIERTRDQVVVHLFTARPGIIIGRKGQEVDRLKAELEDLTGRRMELKIIEVENALQSAALVAEDIAQQLSKRGSFRRTIKRALDQVMETGVHGIKIELSGRLGGAEMSRREKASRGSIPLSTLQRHVDYGFREAHTTFGVIGVKVWIDLGDYSDEENRDGSDAKAGQAPQKPKRTHKR; this is translated from the coding sequence ATGGGGCAAAAAGTTCGACCAACCGGATTTCGAGTCGGCGTGGTAGAAGACTGGAGAAGTCGTTGGTATGCCTCCAAGAAAGATTTTGGGGCACTGCTGGTTGAAGATCAGAAAGTACGAAACTTTATTCATACCAAATACAAATTTGCCGGCATTCCCAAGGTGGAGATCGAAAGAACTCGTGACCAGGTTGTCGTGCATTTATTCACAGCCCGCCCGGGGATCATTATTGGTCGTAAAGGGCAGGAAGTGGACCGGTTGAAAGCGGAATTAGAAGATCTGACCGGTCGCCGGATGGAACTGAAGATTATTGAAGTAGAGAATGCTCTGCAAAGTGCAGCATTGGTTGCGGAAGATATTGCTCAGCAGTTATCGAAGCGTGGTAGCTTCCGCCGAACTATTAAACGTGCCCTGGACCAGGTAATGGAAACGGGCGTTCATGGAATTAAAATCGAGCTTTCCGGTCGATTGGGTGGAGCAGAAATGTCACGGCGTGAAAAAGCAAGCCGGGGCTCAATTCCACTCTCGACTCTGCAACGTCATGTTGACTACGGATTCCGCGAGGCACACACCACCTTCGGAGTTATTGGAGTGAAAGTTTGGATCGACCTTGGTGATTATTCAGATGAGGAGAATCGCGATGGCTCTGATGCCAAAGCGGGTCAAGCACCGCAAAAGCCAAAGAGGACGCATAAAAGGTAA
- the rpsG gene encoding 30S ribosomal protein S7, whose amino-acid sequence MGKKFTASVSQLKPDPRFNSMLASKFVNCLMHDGKKSVAQNVFYDALERIREKVPDVEPIEVFTQAVENVKPSVEVRSKRVGGATYQVPTPVNPKRQQTLAIRWLLAAIRGKKGRPMEVRLADEIMSAHKKEGTAMTTRENIHRMAEANKAFAHFAFSR is encoded by the coding sequence ATGGGCAAGAAGTTTACAGCCAGTGTGTCTCAGTTGAAACCAGATCCACGGTTCAATTCGATGTTGGCTTCCAAGTTTGTTAACTGCCTGATGCACGATGGTAAAAAGAGCGTTGCTCAAAACGTTTTCTATGATGCTTTGGAGCGTATCAGAGAAAAGGTTCCCGATGTTGAGCCGATCGAAGTCTTCACGCAGGCTGTAGAAAATGTAAAGCCCAGTGTAGAAGTCCGGTCCAAACGCGTCGGTGGTGCGACTTATCAGGTTCCAACTCCCGTGAATCCCAAGCGTCAGCAGACCCTGGCGATTCGCTGGCTTCTGGCCGCAATTCGTGGCAAGAAGGGCCGTCCCATGGAAGTTCGTCTGGCAGATGAAATTATGTCAGCCCACAAAAAAGAGGGGACAGCCATGACTACCCGTGAGAATATCCATCGCATGGCTGAAGCGAACAAAGCATTTGCTCACTTCGCCTTCTCACGCTAA
- the rpsS gene encoding 30S ribosomal protein S19 has translation MGRSLKKGPYVDVKLLKKIEKLNESGKKTPIKTWARASTIAPEFVGHTFLVHNGRAHLNVYVTEEMVGHKLGEFSLTRNFRGHTMKKK, from the coding sequence ATGGGTCGCTCTCTGAAAAAAGGGCCATATGTTGACGTTAAGCTTCTTAAGAAGATTGAGAAGTTGAACGAATCGGGTAAAAAGACACCGATCAAGACATGGGCTCGTGCTTCAACGATTGCTCCGGAGTTTGTAGGTCATACATTCCTGGTGCATAACGGGCGCGCTCACTTAAATGTGTATGTGACGGAAGAAATGGTCGGTCATAAGCTGGGAGAATTCTCGCTGACTCGTAACTTCCGTGGACATACGATGAAGAAGAAATAA
- the rplV gene encoding 50S ribosomal protein L22: MGQVRAMHRFARISATKVRPFADLVRGMTASEGLDSLKFIPNRGARFLEKVIKSAMANAEDKGARNVEALKITEARVDGGPMFKRIQPRARGMAYTIRRRMAHIHVAIEAPELP; this comes from the coding sequence ATGGGGCAAGTTCGAGCAATGCATCGATTTGCACGAATTTCAGCAACAAAGGTTCGTCCTTTTGCAGACCTGGTTCGAGGTATGACTGCTTCAGAAGGTTTGGATTCGTTGAAGTTTATTCCAAACCGTGGAGCACGTTTTCTTGAAAAGGTCATCAAGAGTGCGATGGCGAATGCTGAAGACAAGGGTGCTCGTAATGTTGAAGCTTTGAAGATCACCGAAGCCCGCGTTGATGGCGGTCCGATGTTCAAACGCATTCAGCCCCGTGCCCGAGGGATGGCCTACACGATTCGTCGTCGGATGGCACACATTCATGTTGCTATCGAAGCTCCTGAGCTGCCTTAG